A window of the Parabacteroides merdae ATCC 43184 genome harbors these coding sequences:
- a CDS encoding phosphoethanolamine transferase: MRYFTNILRWISSQEHLYFLFGLLFIIPNCVFLFTEPLPVPVGLASIVMPLAFWMGVLLLARKPGVVVWCLLPKIILDGGQLVLLYLFGESVIAVDMFLNLTSSNASEASELLGNIFLVIVCVFFFYTLPTLWLATRSIRMKDRLTAVFRKRWAFRSLGLFGVGVLLCFLPSWQKHSFSLKNDVYPVNALYNLYFAITKSNKNANYSISSADFRFNSVRTGQADGKREIYVLVVGETSRAMEWSLYGYERNTTPRMEGLDGLVHFTDVVTQSNNTHKSVPIILSAASAENYGVIYDEKSIVTAFKEAGFRTLVIANQKLTTSMIGAFYREADTFIDMSTFNTGSYLTSLYDAALLPYLEKELDKSDEDMFIVLHTYGSHFNYHERYPAEFRIYTPDKAEGIRQSYKKELRNAYDNSIRYTDYVLGEIVDMLKKKEVCASMLYLSDHGEDIFDDARARYLHASPIPTYYQLHIPYIIWFSDDYRTVFPEKYRTAISHGAYPVSTNSVFHTVLDIAGVRTSVSDSTLALTNPAFAVRDRMFLGDHDEPVPFWKVGLKKADFVMLDKWKIAYRKD, from the coding sequence ATGAGGTACTTTACTAATATTTTACGTTGGATATCTTCACAGGAACACTTATATTTCTTGTTCGGCTTGCTTTTCATCATTCCGAACTGTGTTTTTCTGTTCACAGAGCCTTTACCTGTTCCGGTGGGCCTTGCTTCTATCGTCATGCCGTTGGCGTTCTGGATGGGAGTTCTGCTGCTGGCGCGTAAACCCGGAGTGGTGGTCTGGTGTCTGTTGCCGAAAATCATACTGGACGGAGGCCAGTTGGTCCTGTTGTATCTTTTCGGCGAGTCGGTGATAGCCGTGGACATGTTCCTGAATCTGACAAGTTCGAATGCTTCCGAAGCAAGCGAATTATTAGGAAATATTTTTCTTGTCATCGTTTGCGTCTTTTTCTTTTATACGCTTCCTACCTTGTGGCTGGCCACGCGTTCAATCCGCATGAAAGACAGGCTGACTGCCGTGTTCCGCAAGCGGTGGGCGTTCAGAAGCTTGGGGCTTTTCGGAGTGGGGGTGCTGCTCTGTTTCCTGCCTTCTTGGCAAAAGCATAGTTTCTCGCTCAAGAACGATGTTTATCCGGTCAATGCGCTTTATAATCTCTATTTTGCGATTACCAAATCGAACAAAAACGCCAACTATTCCATCTCTTCTGCCGATTTCAGGTTCAACTCGGTCCGGACGGGACAGGCGGATGGCAAGCGCGAGATTTACGTGCTTGTGGTGGGAGAGACTTCGCGGGCTATGGAATGGAGCTTGTATGGATATGAACGCAATACGACTCCGCGTATGGAAGGACTCGATGGTCTGGTACATTTTACGGATGTTGTGACGCAATCCAACAATACGCACAAAAGTGTTCCGATCATCCTGTCTGCCGCTAGTGCGGAAAACTATGGCGTGATATATGACGAGAAAAGCATCGTTACCGCTTTCAAGGAAGCAGGTTTCCGTACGCTTGTCATTGCCAACCAGAAACTGACTACTTCGATGATCGGGGCTTTCTACCGGGAGGCTGATACGTTTATCGATATGAGCACGTTCAACACCGGATCGTATCTGACCTCATTGTATGATGCCGCCCTTTTGCCGTATTTGGAAAAGGAACTGGATAAATCGGACGAGGATATGTTTATCGTCCTCCATACATACGGGTCGCATTTCAATTATCATGAGCGTTATCCGGCTGAGTTCCGGATTTATACGCCGGATAAGGCCGAAGGCATCCGCCAATCCTATAAGAAGGAACTGCGTAATGCTTACGACAATTCGATCCGTTATACGGATTATGTTTTGGGAGAAATCGTCGACATGTTGAAAAAGAAGGAGGTTTGTGCGTCGATGCTTTATCTGAGCGATCACGGAGAAGATATTTTCGATGATGCACGTGCTCGTTACCTGCATGCTTCGCCTATACCGACTTATTATCAGCTCCATATCCCGTATATCATCTGGTTCTCGGACGATTATCGGACCGTTTTTCCGGAGAAATACCGGACGGCGATCTCTCACGGGGCTTATCCGGTCAGCACGAACAGTGTGTTCCATACGGTATTGGATATTGCCGGTGTCCGGACTTCGGTATCCGATTCCACACTGGCCCTGACCAACCCAGCTTTTGCCGTTCGTGACCGTATGTTTCTCGGTGATCACGACGAACCTGTCCCGTTCTGGAAGGTTGGATTGAAGAAAGCGGATTTCGTTATGTTGGACAAATGGAAAATAGCTTATAGGAAAGACTAA